In the genome of Panthera uncia isolate 11264 chromosome B3 unlocalized genomic scaffold, Puncia_PCG_1.0 HiC_scaffold_1, whole genome shotgun sequence, one region contains:
- the LOC125909005 gene encoding olfactory receptor 10G3: MERVNSTSLTEFILTGIPYPLRLRTFLFVFFLLIYILTQLGNLLILVTVWVDPQLHARPMYIFLGVLSVIDMGISTIIVPRLMVNFTLGIKPISFGGCVAQLYFYHFLGSTQCFLYTLMAYDRYLAICQPLRYHILMNAKLSTLLVTGAWVAGSIHGALQAILTFRLPYCGPNQVDYFFCDIPVVLRLACTDTTVNEQVTFVDIGVVVATCFSLILLSYVQITQAILRIRTTDGRRRAFSTCGAHVTVVTVYYVPCAFIYLRPETNSPLDGAAALFPTAITPFLNPLIYTLRNQEVKLALKRMIGGPGTKSEV, encoded by the coding sequence ATGGAAAGAGTCAACAGCACATCGTTGACTGAGTTCATTCTCACAGGAATTCCCTACCCACTCAGACTAAGGACATTTCTGTTTGTGTTCTTTTTGCTAATCTACATCCTGACTCAGCTGGGAAACCTGCTCATTCTAGTCACTGTCTGGGTAGACCCGCAGCTCCATGCCCGTCCCATGTACATCTTTCTTGGTGTTCTCTCCGTCATTGACATGGGCATCTCTACCATCATTGTCCCCCGCCTCATGGTGAACTTCACTCTAGGCATCAAACCCATCTCCTTTGGCGGCTGTGTTGCTCAACTCTATTTCTATCACTTTTTGGGCAGCACCCAGTGCTTCCTCTATACCCTGATGGCCTACGATAGGTACCTGGCAATATGCCAACCCCTGCGCTACCATATTCTCATGAATGCTAAGTTGAGTACCTTGCTTGTGACTGGAGCTTGGGTGGCAGGATCCATCCATGGGGCCCTCCAGGCTATCCTAACCTTCCGTCTGCCCTACTGTGGGCCAAACCAGGTAGATTACTTCTTCTGTGACATCCCTGTGGTTTTGAGGCTAGCCTGTACTGATACAACAGTCAACGAGCAGGTGACCTTTGTGGACATTGGGGTGGTGGTTGCCACTTGTTTCTCCCTGATCCTCCTCTCCTATGTACAGATCACTCAGGCCATCCTGAGAATCCGCACAACTGATGGGCGGCGCCGAGCCTTTTCAACCTGTGGGGCGCACGTAACCGTGGTAACCGTGTACTATGTGCCCTGTGCCTTCATCTACCTGAGGCCTGAAACCAACAGCCCCCTGGATGGGGCAGCTGCCTTATTTCCCACAGCTATCACTCCTTTCCTCAACCCCCTCATCTACACTCTGCGGAACCAAGAGGTAAAGCTGGCCCTGAAGAGAATGATAGGAGGCCCTGGGACTAAGAGTGAGGTTTGA
- the SALL2 gene encoding sal-like protein 2: PGSTDQLIASPHLAFPGTTGLLAAQCLGAARGLEAAASPGLLKPKNGSGELGYGEVMGPLEKPGGRHKCRFCAKVFGSDSALQIHLRSHTGERPYKCNVCGNRFTTRGNLKVHFHRHREKYPHVQMNPHPVPEHLDYVITSSGLPYGMSVPPEKAEEEVAVPGGGVERKPLVASTTALSATESLTLLSTGAGTATAPALPAFNKFVLMKAVEPKSKADENTPPGSEGSAIAGVAESGTATRMQLSKLVTSLPSWALLTNHFKSTGSFPFPYVLEPLGASPSETSKLQQLVEKIDRQGAVAVASTASGAPTTSAPATSTTASSGPNQCVICLRVLSCPRALRLHYGQHGGERPFKCKVCGRAFSTRGNLRAHFVGHKASPAARAQNSCPICQKKFTNAVTLQQHVRMHLGGQIPNGGTTLSEGGGAAQENGSEQSTVSGVGTFPQQPSQQPSPEEELSEEEEEDEEEEEDVTDEDSLAGRGSESGGEKAISVRGDSEEASGAEEEVGTAAAAAATSGKEMDSSEKVIQQPSLPPPPPPPDSLDQTRPMEQGGSDAAGGMEEGGKPERSSSPPSAHTREGEGGGGASAEELSTQEAMRKEPGESSSRKACEVCGQTFPAQAALEEHQKTHPKEGPLFTCVFCRQSFLERAVLKKHMLLAHHQVHLSTHIWNCSPARRGRQLSLEGPVPLLSGDQVNLQDFLSQDVPAQLVRVGPLSFWNQYTAFLSRDLPTKPRSSGSTSTTSLGLAPPVLFGPGTMAGNVPPAMGSREAKEKRAPLFLFRSPASKAVPEKPIREEK; the protein is encoded by the exons CCAGGCAGCACAGATCAGCTGATTGCCTCGCCTCACCTGGCGTTCCCAGGCACCACGGGACTCTTGGCAGCACAGTGTCTTGGGGCAGCTCGAGGCCTCGAGGCTGCTGCCTCCCCAGGGCTCCTGAAGCCAAAGAATGGAAGTGGTGAGCTGGGCTACGGGGAAGTGATGGGTCCCTTGGAGAAGCCTGGCGGACGGCACAAGTGCCGCTTCTGTGCCAAAGTATTTGGCAGTGACAGTGCCCTGCAGATCCACCTGCGCTCCCACACGGGTGAGAGGCCCTATAAGTGTAACGTCTGTGGCAACCGCTTCACCACCCGCGGCAACCTCAAAGTGCATTTTCACCGGCATCGCGAGAAGTACCCGCACGTGCAGATGAACCCTCACCCGGTGCCCGAGCACCTAGACTATGTCATCACCAGCAGCGGCCTGCCCTATGGTATGTCCGTGCCGCCGGAGAAGGCCGAGGAAGAGGTGGCGGTGCCAGGCGGGGGCGTGGAACGCAAGCCCCTGGTGGCCTCCACTACAGCACTTAGTGCCACCGAGAGCCTGACGCTGCTCTCCACCGGTGCGGGCACAGCCACGGCTCCCGCGCTCCCTGCTTTCAATAAGTTTGTGCTCATGAAGGCAGTAGAGCCAAAGAGTAAAGCCGATGAAAATACCCCTCCGGGGAGCGAGGGCTCAGCCATCGCCGGCGTGGCAGAAAGTGGCACGGCCACCCGAATGCAGCTGAGTAAGCTGGTGACTTCGCTACCCAGCTGGGCGCTGCTCACCAACCACTTTAAGTCCACAGGTagcttccccttcccctatgtgtTAGAGCCCTTGGGGGCCTCCCCCTCTGAGACCTCAAAGCTGCAGCAACTGGTAGAAAAGATTGATCGGCAGGGAGCCGTGGCAGTGGCGTCTACTGCCTCGGGCGCCCCCACCACCTCCGCGCCCGCGACCTCAACCACTGCGTCATCTGGGCCTAACCAGTGTGTCATCTGCCTCCGGGTGCTGAGCTGTCCTCGGGCCCTGCGCCTGCATTACGGCCAACACGGAGGTGAGCGGCCCTTCAAATGCAAAGTGTGTGGCAGAGCTTTCTCCACGCGGGGCAATCTGCGTGCACATTTCGTGGGCCACAAGGCCAGTCCGGCAGCCCGGGCCCAGAACTCCTGCCCCATCTGCCAGAAGAAGTTCACTAACGCCGTGACTCTGCAGCAGCATGTTCGGATGCACCTGGGGGGCCAGATCCCCAACGGTGGCACCACACTCTCGGAAGGCGGGGGAGCTGCCCAGGAGAATGGCTCCGAGCAGTCCACAGTCTCCGGGGTGGGGACCTTCCCCCAGCAGCCGTCCCAGCAGCCATCCCCAGAAGAGGAGCTgtctgaagaggaggaagaggacgaggaagaggaagaagacgTGACTGATGAAGATTCCCTGGcagggaggggctcagagagCGGAGGTGAGAAGGCGATATCAGTGCGAGGTGATTCGGAAGAGGCGtctggggcagaggaggaagtggggacagcggcggcggcggcggccacgTCTGGGAAGGAGATGGATAGCAGTGAGAAGGTGATTCAGCAGCCTTCCCTGCcgcccccgccaccaccacccgACAGCCTGGATCAAACACGGCCCATGGAGCAGGGAGGCAGCGATGCCGCAGGAGGCATGGAAGAGGGGGGCAAACCAGAGAGGAGCTCGAGCCCACCGTCAGCACACACCCGGGAAGGggaaggcggcggcggcgcctcGGCGGAGGAGCTGAGTACGCAGGAGGCGATGAGAAAGGAGCCGGGAGAGAGCAGCAGCAGAAAGGCCTGTGAGGTGTGTGGGCAGACCTTTCCCGCCCAGGCAGCCCTGGAGGAGCATCAGAAGACCCACCCCAAGGAGGGGCCGCTCTTCACTTGTGTGTTCTGCAGGCAGAGCTTTCTCGAGCGGGCTGTCCTCAAGAAGCATATGCTGCTGGCTCACCACCAG GTGCACCTGAGCACCCACATTTGGAACTGCAGCCCAGCCCGAAGGGGCCGGCAGCTGTCCCTGGAGGGCCCAGTGCCACTCCTCTCTGGTGACCAGGTCAACCTGCAGGACTTCCTGTCCCAGGATGTTCCTGCCCAACTGGTGAGGGTAGGTCCCCTGTCTTTCTGGAACCAGTACACAGCTTTCCTGTCAAGGGACCTGCCCACCAAGCCCCGGAGTTCCGGCTCCACCTCCACTACCAGTTTAGGTCTGGCACCACCAGTGCTGTTTGGCCCAGGAACTATGGCTGGGAACGTGCCTCCAGCAATGGGATCCAGAGAGGCCAAGGAGAAGAGAGCCCCCCTCTTCCTATTTCGGTCTCCTGCATCCAAGGCAGTGCCTGAGAAGCCCATCAGAGAAGAAAAGTAG